Proteins encoded within one genomic window of Amycolatopsis sp. 2-15:
- the qcrB gene encoding cytochrome bc1 complex cytochrome b subunit, which translates to MSSLTTPTMGTGVLAKRLGQAADNADQRYKLAKGLRHQMNKVFPTHWSYLIGEVSLYSFIVVIATGVYLTLFFDPSMQEVTYHGSFQNLQGVEMSQAFKTTLDLSFDVRGGLFVRQLHHWGALIFIAATLLHMLRIFFTGAFRKPREANWVIGVILLLISMFEGFFGYSLPDDLLSGTGVRATLSGIVLSVPVIGTWIHWALFGGEFPGDQIIPRLYTLHILVLPGVLFALIGVHLVLVWFQKHTQFPGVRAKEDNVVGIRIVPEFALHGGSLAVVTTGVIALMAGLFQINPVWNFGPYNPSMVSAGSQPDWYMAWADGMLRIWPAWEVYLGNYTIPAVFFSGAMGMGLLISMLTVYPWIEAKLSKDTVQHHNLLQRPRDAPVRTALGMMALGFFLVIELSGFNDIIADQFDISLNATTWAGRIGVLIVPPIAYYLTYRICLGLQRADREVLEHGVETGIIKRLPTGGFIEVHQPLGGVDSHGHAVPLEYQGAPVPKKMNKLGAAGRAVPGSLWTPDPPEETAALDRAAEQGKTT; encoded by the coding sequence ATGAGCTCACTGACCACGCCGACCATGGGCACGGGCGTGCTCGCGAAGCGTCTCGGGCAGGCCGCGGACAACGCAGATCAGCGGTACAAGCTGGCCAAGGGCCTGCGGCACCAGATGAACAAGGTGTTCCCGACCCATTGGTCCTACCTGATCGGCGAGGTCTCGCTGTACAGCTTCATCGTCGTGATCGCGACGGGCGTGTACCTGACGCTGTTCTTCGATCCCTCGATGCAGGAAGTCACCTACCACGGCAGCTTCCAGAACCTGCAGGGCGTCGAGATGTCGCAGGCCTTCAAGACGACCCTGGACCTCTCGTTCGACGTGCGTGGCGGGCTGTTCGTGCGGCAGCTGCACCACTGGGGGGCGCTGATCTTCATCGCCGCGACGCTCCTGCACATGCTGCGGATCTTCTTCACCGGCGCGTTCCGCAAGCCGCGTGAGGCGAACTGGGTGATCGGCGTGATCCTGCTCCTGATCAGCATGTTCGAGGGGTTCTTCGGTTACTCGCTGCCGGACGACCTGCTTTCGGGCACGGGTGTCCGCGCGACCTTGTCGGGTATCGTCTTGTCGGTGCCGGTCATCGGCACCTGGATCCACTGGGCGCTGTTCGGCGGCGAGTTCCCGGGCGACCAGATCATCCCGCGCCTGTACACACTGCACATCCTCGTGCTGCCGGGGGTCCTGTTCGCCCTGATCGGCGTGCACCTGGTGCTGGTGTGGTTCCAGAAGCACACACAGTTCCCGGGCGTCCGAGCGAAGGAAGACAACGTCGTCGGCATCCGGATCGTGCCCGAGTTCGCGCTTCACGGCGGGTCGCTCGCCGTGGTTACCACGGGTGTCATCGCGTTGATGGCCGGTCTTTTCCAGATCAACCCGGTGTGGAACTTCGGGCCGTACAACCCGTCGATGGTGTCGGCCGGTTCGCAGCCGGACTGGTACATGGCCTGGGCCGACGGCATGCTGCGCATCTGGCCCGCGTGGGAGGTGTACCTCGGGAACTACACGATCCCGGCGGTGTTCTTCTCCGGCGCGATGGGCATGGGGCTGCTGATCAGCATGCTGACCGTCTACCCCTGGATCGAGGCGAAGCTGTCGAAGGACACCGTGCAGCACCACAACCTGCTGCAGCGGCCGCGCGACGCACCGGTCCGCACCGCGCTGGGCATGATGGCGCTCGGATTTTTCCTGGTCATCGAGCTGTCGGGCTTCAACGACATCATCGCCGACCAGTTCGACATCTCCCTGAACGCCACCACGTGGGCCGGCCGCATCGGCGTGCTGATCGTGCCGCCGATCGCCTACTACCTCACCTACCGGATCTGCCTGGGTCTGCAGCGGGCCGACCGCGAGGTGCTGGAGCACGGCGTGGAGACCGGCATCATCAAGCGCCTGCCGACCGGCGGGTTCATCGAGGTCCACCAGCCGCTGGGCGGCGTGGACAGCCACGGCCACGCAGTGCCGCTCGAGTACCAGGGCGCACCGGTGCCGAAGAAGATGAACAAGCTCGGTGCCGCGGGGCGCGCCGTCCCGGGCTCGCTCTGGACGCCGGACCCGCCCGAAGAGACCGCCGCCCTGGATCGGGCCGCCGAACAGGGGAAAACGACGTGA